The proteins below are encoded in one region of Arenibacter algicola:
- a CDS encoding HYC_CC_PP family protein, giving the protein MIEFFRKIVSIAMALIVLFSTMSFSVDMHYCGDHLVDFNFFEKVDACLMKADNLNSGSECSIEKMDMDCCTDVKFSQDGQDDLKITFDHISFDQQLFLASFVYSYVNLFEGFDKNIVPFGDYSPPPLIRDIQILDQTFLI; this is encoded by the coding sequence ATGATAGAATTTTTTCGAAAAATAGTATCCATTGCAATGGCATTAATAGTGCTATTCTCCACGATGTCCTTTTCTGTGGATATGCACTATTGTGGTGACCATTTGGTAGATTTCAATTTTTTTGAAAAGGTTGATGCCTGTTTGATGAAGGCTGACAATTTAAATTCAGGCAGTGAATGCTCAATCGAGAAAATGGACATGGATTGCTGCACTGACGTTAAATTTTCCCAGGACGGACAGGATGATTTAAAAATTACATTCGACCACATTTCTTTTGACCAACAACTATTTCTTGCCTCCTTTGTTTATTCCTACGTAAACTTATTTGAAGGGTTTGACAAAAATATTGTTCCTTTTGGGGATTACTCTCCTCCACCTCTGATACGTGATATCCAAATTCTGGATCAAACCTTCCTTATTTGA
- a CDS encoding helix-turn-helix transcriptional regulator yields MDNFLILERLDRLEKLLIANKEVLTFEETCDFTGISRSYLYKLTAAGKIPHSKPNGKMLFFEKKKIVDWLLRNGQSSAE; encoded by the coding sequence ATGGACAATTTTTTAATCTTGGAGCGATTGGATCGTTTGGAAAAACTATTGATCGCCAATAAGGAAGTATTGACTTTTGAGGAGACCTGTGACTTTACGGGAATATCCAGAAGTTATCTGTACAAACTCACCGCTGCTGGAAAGATCCCACATTCCAAGCCCAATGGAAAAATGCTCTTTTTCGAGAAAAAGAAAATCGTAGACTGGCTGCTCAGGAACGGGCAAAGTTCTGCGGAATAG
- a CDS encoding primase-helicase family protein, whose amino-acid sequence MDDIPYIRVGTNYYKLVSVPTISGNLREVIVPWTLEAIRQDHGRNYIGGIKKYDGFTCLPSHIHFEQECHGFYNTYSPLPHKPQEGDFPYTRQLLEHIFGQQSDLGMDYMQLLYLRPVQMLPILCLVSKERSTGKSTFLKWLKVVFDNNMTYLTNDSFSSQFNADWANKLLICIDEVLFNKEELTERIKYMSTTNINKLEAKGKDKREVEFFGKFILCSNNEDNFIKIDNNETRFWVLKVPSLKKEETQFLDFLEAEIPAFLYHLQIRKLNSPNRTRMWFSPSQIRTRALESLMRNNRNRVEKELASVILSAMETFDLEELELCPLDALQLLNRTRIKTDLTQLRQILKKDWKLINQKNSMVYRKLMIWPEGVMGWIDGKGRYYTIKKDFLLEQFGEE is encoded by the coding sequence ATGGACGACATACCCTACATTCGCGTGGGCACCAATTATTACAAATTAGTGAGTGTCCCTACCATATCAGGGAATTTGAGGGAGGTCATAGTACCTTGGACCCTTGAGGCCATTCGCCAGGATCACGGAAGGAATTATATCGGGGGCATAAAAAAATACGATGGTTTCACCTGTCTTCCCAGCCATATCCATTTTGAACAGGAGTGCCACGGTTTTTACAATACCTATTCTCCCTTGCCCCATAAACCCCAAGAGGGAGACTTTCCCTATACCCGGCAGCTTTTGGAACACATCTTCGGGCAACAATCGGATCTCGGGATGGACTATATGCAACTATTATATTTAAGGCCTGTGCAAATGCTACCGATCCTCTGTTTGGTATCCAAGGAAAGGTCCACAGGCAAGAGTACATTTCTTAAATGGCTGAAGGTAGTGTTCGACAACAACATGACCTACCTTACCAATGACAGTTTCAGCAGCCAGTTCAACGCCGATTGGGCGAACAAGCTCTTGATCTGCATCGACGAGGTGCTTTTCAATAAGGAAGAGCTGACCGAGCGCATCAAGTATATGAGCACGACCAATATCAATAAGCTGGAGGCCAAGGGCAAGGATAAAAGGGAGGTCGAGTTCTTTGGCAAGTTCATCCTTTGCAGCAACAATGAAGATAATTTCATCAAGATAGACAATAATGAGACCCGTTTTTGGGTGTTGAAGGTACCCTCCCTGAAGAAAGAGGAAACCCAGTTTTTGGATTTTTTGGAAGCGGAGATACCTGCTTTCCTGTATCATCTACAAATTAGAAAACTCAACAGTCCCAATAGGACCCGGATGTGGTTCTCTCCTTCCCAGATCAGGACCAGGGCCCTGGAAAGTTTAATGCGGAACAATAGGAACCGAGTGGAAAAGGAACTCGCCAGTGTAATCCTGAGTGCGATGGAAACCTTTGACCTTGAAGAGCTTGAGTTATGCCCCTTGGATGCCCTTCAATTATTGAACCGTACCCGGATCAAAACGGACCTTACCCAATTGAGACAGATCCTGAAAAAGGACTGGAAGCTGATTAATCAGAAGAATTCCATGGTCTACCGGAAATTGATGATCTGGCCGGAAGGAGTGATGGGATGGATAGATGGCAAGGGAAGATATTATACCATAAAGAAGGATTTCCTGTTGGAGCAGTTTGGGGAAGAATAG
- a CDS encoding toprim domain-containing protein — MENGQISLSFHRQPFNEFKEEGIKIREVKILGHNALQEYVEVRGISLPTALGLCREVHYSLRDRMYFAIGLQNDSYGWELRNKYVKNSSSPKDMTYINYGKRRLIVTEGMFDMLSLMEWDKKLRGENDLLILNSLAFVEKIPGLFESYESVQLYLDNDKAGKSATKILMEQSPKCRDMSNLYKDFKDVNAWWMSKKL, encoded by the coding sequence TTGGAAAACGGCCAGATCTCTCTTTCTTTTCACCGGCAACCTTTTAATGAATTTAAAGAAGAGGGGATCAAAATTAGGGAAGTAAAGATACTGGGCCATAATGCCTTGCAAGAGTATGTGGAAGTAAGGGGAATTTCCTTGCCAACGGCCCTGGGACTGTGCAGGGAGGTCCACTATAGCTTGAGGGACAGAATGTACTTCGCCATCGGTTTACAGAACGATTCCTATGGATGGGAACTGCGCAACAAATATGTCAAGAACTCAAGTTCCCCAAAGGATATGACATACATCAATTATGGGAAAAGAAGGCTTATTGTCACCGAGGGCATGTTCGATATGTTGAGCCTTATGGAATGGGACAAAAAACTACGGGGTGAAAATGACCTATTGATATTGAATTCCCTTGCCTTTGTGGAAAAAATACCCGGACTATTTGAAAGCTATGAATCCGTACAGCTCTACCTGGACAATGACAAAGCAGGGAAAAGTGCCACAAAAATATTGATGGAACAGAGCCCAAAATGCAGGGACATGTCAAACTTGTACAAGGATTTTAAGGATGTGAACGCATGGTGGATGTCGAAAAAACTATGA
- the mbpA gene encoding mobilization protein MbpA produces the protein MKRTYIKFRCSLFEKKLLRIKAKKSGLSLSEYCRRAAFGDKIIERLTEEQIDIYKMLIQYATNFKLIGNMFRKRNPRLAEEVTKLAEEIRNHLKNFKK, from the coding sequence ATGAAAAGGACCTACATCAAATTCCGATGTTCCCTCTTCGAGAAGAAACTGCTCAGGATCAAGGCCAAAAAGAGCGGTCTGAGCCTAAGCGAATATTGCCGTCGTGCCGCTTTTGGGGACAAGATCATCGAGCGCTTGACGGAGGAACAGATAGACATCTATAAGATGCTGATCCAGTATGCAACAAACTTTAAGCTGATCGGGAACATGTTCCGAAAACGAAATCCCAGACTGGCGGAAGAGGTCACAAAGCTGGCCGAGGAAATACGGAACCACCTTAAAAATTTCAAAAAATGA
- a CDS encoding relaxase/mobilization nuclease domain-containing protein, with amino-acid sequence MIGKGKSISHTRASMSYGWNQEKDAEVVYSKHLAGETPEQITEEFKIIQKQNARCTNNTLSFVLSPTIQEGKELDSKGLGEITEKFLKEMKLQEHQAIGFVHRDQQHTHVHLYVNRIDFSSRAYNDSFIGKRSQQAAENVAKEMGLTTAREVQQEKLERIKLIRFEIKQVHEKVMAEHRPKDLDRYIKLMEEKDIKVVPSINKSNRLQGFRFEFKGHSLKGSEVHRSMSGSRLVMGIGENAGKGFVKNKDNTVSLMERATQLSGNIALKLAKQAIKQAIQKSAGFEIGY; translated from the coding sequence ATGATAGGCAAGGGAAAATCGATATCGCACACCCGGGCCTCCATGTCCTATGGCTGGAACCAGGAGAAGGATGCGGAGGTAGTTTATTCCAAACATCTGGCCGGGGAAACTCCCGAACAGATTACGGAGGAATTCAAGATCATCCAAAAACAGAATGCCAGGTGCACGAACAATACCCTGAGCTTTGTCCTCAGCCCTACCATTCAGGAGGGAAAGGAACTTGATTCCAAAGGGCTTGGCGAGATAACTGAAAAGTTCCTCAAGGAAATGAAACTACAGGAGCACCAGGCCATCGGCTTTGTACACAGGGACCAACAACATACCCATGTCCATTTATACGTGAACCGCATCGATTTTAGCAGTAGGGCCTATAACGATAGCTTTATCGGAAAGAGGAGCCAGCAGGCCGCTGAAAATGTTGCCAAGGAAATGGGGCTCACCACGGCAAGGGAGGTGCAACAGGAAAAATTGGAACGGATCAAACTTATACGATTTGAGATCAAACAGGTCCATGAAAAGGTCATGGCCGAACACCGCCCCAAGGACCTGGACCGGTACATTAAACTTATGGAAGAAAAGGACATAAAGGTAGTTCCCAGTATCAACAAGTCGAACCGATTACAGGGGTTTAGGTTTGAATTTAAGGGACATAGCCTAAAGGGGAGCGAGGTGCACCGTTCCATGTCGGGCAGCAGATTGGTGATGGGGATAGGGGAAAACGCAGGTAAGGGCTTCGTCAAGAACAAGGACAATACAGTCAGCCTCATGGAAAGGGCCACCCAGCTCAGTGGGAATATCGCCTTGAAGTTGGCAAAACAGGCCATCAAACAGGCGATCCAAAAAAGTGCGGGATTCGAGATAGGGTACTAA
- a CDS encoding DUF6730 family protein, producing MAKLDEITELLTDELESLRRMLVKLETLSKELTGSEPVQDISLIRNELEELKRTQEHHFQGQDTRTNQIEEQLKKAQITPEWLLFMVCLILIISLSISGYLGYQVAQSSEEKEKAFEEGRTAISTELKNYFGEYPEAYRTFLKWSEKEGNPNPQ from the coding sequence ATGGCAAAGTTGGACGAGATTACGGAACTATTGACCGACGAACTGGAAAGTTTGAGACGGATGTTGGTGAAACTGGAGACCTTGAGCAAGGAACTCACGGGTTCGGAACCGGTACAGGATATTTCCCTAATAAGAAATGAACTGGAGGAACTCAAGAGAACGCAGGAACATCATTTTCAAGGGCAGGATACTAGAACCAACCAAATTGAGGAACAATTGAAAAAGGCGCAGATCACCCCTGAATGGTTATTGTTCATGGTCTGTTTGATATTAATTATTTCTTTATCCATTTCGGGCTATTTGGGCTATCAAGTGGCACAGTCCAGTGAAGAAAAGGAGAAGGCTTTCGAAGAGGGCAGGACCGCAATTTCAACCGAATTGAAGAATTACTTTGGTGAATATCCGGAGGCTTATAGGACGTTCTTGAAGTGGTCCGAAAAAGAGGGAAACCCAAACCCACAGTAG
- a CDS encoding type II toxin-antitoxin system RelE/ParE family toxin, with the protein MGKLKTEWTAKAKTQLKQIHDYLKYEKKTPQGAANVKADLIQASKGVTYAEQYQKDDINPNYRRIVVRHYKLIYKEEKGKIIILRIFDTLRNPERLMDENE; encoded by the coding sequence ATGGGAAAACTTAAGACCGAGTGGACGGCCAAGGCAAAGACCCAATTGAAACAGATACACGATTACCTAAAATACGAAAAGAAGACCCCACAAGGCGCAGCGAATGTCAAAGCTGACCTGATCCAAGCAAGTAAAGGAGTTACCTACGCCGAACAATACCAAAAGGACGATATTAACCCCAATTATAGGAGGATTGTGGTTAGACACTACAAACTAATCTACAAAGAAGAGAAGGGAAAGATTATTATTTTAAGGATCTTTGATACCCTTAGGAACCCAGAAAGATTGATGGATGAGAACGAATAA
- a CDS encoding energy transducer TonB, producing the protein MKKILYLVLIISIIGCKSEKNKSDLSTDSIEHNGDPIQPIQRNPEFKYGLDSISNLIYTNMDLTDEKGTVWISIKIDSIGNIEKTEITKSENEKLNSEALRLAGLIPNEWKPAELGPKRTKISSRYNFPIKFDKAVKILYAD; encoded by the coding sequence ATGAAAAAAATCCTTTACTTAGTTTTAATCATATCTATTATCGGTTGTAAATCTGAAAAAAATAAGTCCGATTTATCGACTGATTCTATTGAACATAATGGAGACCCTATACAGCCAATACAACGTAACCCGGAATTTAAATATGGACTGGACAGTATTTCAAACCTTATCTACACGAATATGGATTTGACGGACGAAAAGGGTACAGTATGGATTTCAATCAAAATTGACAGTATTGGGAATATTGAAAAAACGGAAATAACTAAAAGTGAGAACGAAAAACTGAATTCAGAGGCGTTACGTCTTGCTGGGTTAATACCCAATGAATGGAAACCAGCTGAATTAGGACCAAAAAGAACAAAAATATCTTCGAGATACAATTTCCCTATTAAATTTGACAAAGCTGTAAAAATATTATATGCAGACTAA
- the map gene encoding type I methionyl aminopeptidase, translating to MSITKESELIGMKEISEVVGTTLKLMREYAKVGMSTKELDEYGGYILKSYGAKSAPYETYGFPGYTCISINEEAAHGIPSEKKVLKEGDLINIDVSAELNGFWSDNGGSFVLGNDVHNHQPLVDASKNILHKAIGQIKGGVKIADIGYLIETEAKKSGFKVIKNLAGHGVGRSLHEEPDNILNYRVRTNRERFKKNTTVAIETFISTNSTIAVELNDGWTLVGNKGGYVTQHEQTILVTDKHPVVLTESNGIWD from the coding sequence ATGTCAATTACCAAAGAATCCGAACTGATCGGAATGAAAGAAATTAGTGAAGTTGTGGGAACTACGCTCAAGCTAATGAGGGAATACGCTAAAGTGGGTATGTCCACCAAAGAATTGGATGAATATGGAGGATATATTTTAAAAAGTTACGGAGCTAAATCGGCTCCTTATGAAACTTATGGGTTTCCCGGTTACACTTGTATAAGTATCAATGAAGAAGCTGCCCATGGAATCCCTTCCGAGAAGAAAGTTCTTAAAGAAGGAGATTTAATTAATATTGATGTTTCGGCCGAACTCAATGGATTCTGGTCGGACAATGGGGGGTCTTTTGTTCTTGGAAATGATGTTCATAATCATCAACCCCTGGTGGATGCCTCTAAAAATATTTTGCATAAGGCTATTGGCCAGATTAAAGGTGGGGTAAAAATAGCCGACATTGGATATTTGATAGAAACTGAAGCAAAAAAATCTGGATTTAAAGTAATTAAAAATTTAGCCGGACACGGAGTTGGAAGGAGTCTTCATGAAGAGCCTGATAATATTTTAAATTACAGGGTTAGAACTAATAGGGAAAGATTTAAAAAAAATACCACGGTTGCCATTGAAACTTTTATTTCAACGAATTCGACTATAGCCGTTGAATTAAATGATGGCTGGACATTAGTCGGAAATAAAGGGGGATACGTTACTCAGCACGAACAGACAATCCTGGTAACGGATAAACATCCGGTGGTCCTAACGGAATCCAATGGAATTTGGGATTAA
- a CDS encoding molybdenum cofactor biosynthesis protein MoaE, which translates to MEKSKIKNVFVEGAISPEFIANSIAKHQSKTAIGAHDIFLGQVRADLIDGQEVAAIEYTAYEEMANLKFHEIREAAFAKYNLSCMHIYHSSGRVNAGEICLFVFVSSPHRKEVFEALHHVVEEIKNQVPIFGKEVFKDDSYQWKVNK; encoded by the coding sequence ATGGAAAAGAGCAAAATCAAAAATGTATTTGTAGAAGGTGCAATAAGCCCGGAGTTCATTGCCAATTCCATTGCCAAGCACCAATCCAAAACCGCAATTGGCGCCCACGATATTTTTTTGGGCCAAGTAAGGGCAGATCTTATTGACGGGCAGGAAGTAGCCGCTATAGAATACACGGCCTATGAGGAAATGGCCAATCTAAAGTTTCACGAAATTAGGGAGGCTGCCTTTGCCAAATATAACTTAAGTTGTATGCATATCTATCACAGTTCGGGAAGGGTAAACGCGGGAGAAATATGCCTTTTTGTTTTTGTGTCATCACCCCATAGAAAAGAAGTTTTTGAGGCCCTACATCATGTTGTGGAGGAAATAAAAAATCAGGTTCCTATTTTTGGAAAGGAAGTTTTTAAGGATGATTCCTATCAATGGAAAGTAAATAAATAA
- the moaC gene encoding cyclic pyranopterin monophosphate synthase MoaC, with the protein MVDITHKKATLRTAIAQAIVQVSKEDTIMAIKNNTVPKGDVFAMSKAAGLLGVKKTADLLPDCHPLPIEYTDISYSIDGLKITVLITVKTIYKTGVEVEAMHGASIVALNMYDMLKPIDKGIEIQNIKLLKKTGGKSDIGINE; encoded by the coding sequence ATGGTAGATATTACCCATAAAAAAGCCACATTACGCACTGCTATTGCCCAGGCTATAGTCCAGGTAAGTAAGGAGGATACTATAATGGCGATAAAGAATAATACGGTCCCCAAGGGGGATGTGTTTGCCATGAGCAAGGCTGCCGGTTTATTGGGAGTGAAGAAGACTGCAGACCTATTGCCCGACTGTCACCCCTTGCCCATAGAATACACCGATATTTCCTACTCTATAGACGGTTTGAAGATTACGGTTTTGATTACGGTGAAGACCATTTACAAGACAGGCGTAGAAGTAGAGGCTATGCACGGCGCCAGTATAGTGGCCCTTAATATGTACGACATGTTAAAGCCTATAGACAAGGGAATTGAAATCCAAAATATTAAGCTGTTAAAGAAAACGGGGGGTAAGTCGGATATTGGCATAAATGAGTAA
- a CDS encoding arginine decarboxylase codes for MNTKYINLIDQTYYFPQEEFTLEGENLKFHGIPLMDLVEEYGSPLKFTYLPKISENINKAKEWFKIAMEKNNYKGKYHYCYCTKSSHFKPVLNEALKNDIHIETSSAFDINIVEKLKEKGKIKDNTYIICNGFKRDQYIANIANLINGGHQNCIPIIDNYEEIDLLSDAINDTFKVGIRIASEEEPKFEFYTSRLGIGYKNIVPFYENQIKDNDKVELKMLHFFINTGIRDNAYYWNELVKCLKVYVRLKKICPSLDSLNIGGGFPIKNSLAFDYDYQYMIDEIINQINIACQEADVMVPNIFTEFGSFTVGESGGAIYEILYQKQQNDREKWNMIDSSFITTLPDTWAINKRFIMLAINRWQDEYERVLLGGLTCDSDDYYNSEQNMNAIYLPKYRKDKPLYIGFFNTGAYQETIGGYGGLQHCLIPHPKHILIDRDENGNITTKLFSEQQKAEDLLKILGYEMKPSAKAKVGQSPVKQIKSDL; via the coding sequence ATGAACACGAAGTACATTAATCTTATAGATCAAACCTACTATTTTCCACAGGAGGAGTTTACCTTGGAGGGTGAAAACCTAAAGTTCCATGGAATTCCATTAATGGATTTGGTGGAGGAATACGGTAGTCCTTTGAAGTTTACCTATTTGCCAAAAATTTCCGAAAATATCAATAAGGCGAAGGAATGGTTCAAGATAGCCATGGAAAAAAATAACTACAAAGGTAAATACCATTATTGCTATTGTACCAAGAGTTCCCATTTTAAACCGGTTCTCAACGAGGCCTTAAAAAATGATATTCATATTGAGACCTCTTCGGCCTTTGATATAAATATCGTTGAAAAATTAAAGGAAAAGGGAAAGATCAAGGACAATACCTATATCATATGTAACGGTTTTAAAAGGGATCAATATATTGCCAATATAGCCAATCTAATAAACGGCGGACACCAGAATTGTATTCCTATTATTGACAATTATGAGGAAATAGACCTTTTGTCGGATGCTATCAACGATACTTTTAAAGTGGGGATCAGAATTGCCTCCGAGGAGGAGCCGAAATTCGAATTTTATACCTCGCGACTGGGAATCGGATACAAAAATATTGTACCTTTTTATGAGAATCAAATTAAGGACAATGACAAGGTAGAGTTAAAAATGCTACATTTTTTCATTAATACCGGTATACGTGACAATGCCTATTATTGGAATGAATTGGTAAAGTGTTTAAAGGTGTATGTGAGGCTTAAAAAGATTTGTCCATCCTTGGACAGTCTTAATATTGGTGGTGGTTTCCCCATAAAAAACTCTTTGGCTTTTGATTACGATTATCAATATATGATAGATGAGATCATCAACCAAATTAATATTGCCTGTCAGGAAGCGGATGTTATGGTGCCAAATATTTTTACCGAATTTGGAAGTTTTACAGTAGGTGAGAGTGGCGGGGCCATTTATGAAATACTTTATCAGAAGCAGCAGAACGATAGGGAGAAGTGGAATATGATCGACTCCTCCTTCATTACGACATTGCCGGATACCTGGGCCATTAACAAACGCTTTATTATGTTGGCCATTAACCGTTGGCAGGATGAATATGAGCGGGTATTGTTGGGTGGACTAACCTGCGATAGTGATGATTATTACAATAGTGAGCAAAACATGAATGCCATTTATTTGCCCAAGTATAGAAAGGATAAACCGCTTTATATTGGATTTTTTAATACAGGGGCCTATCAGGAAACTATTGGAGGATATGGGGGGTTGCAGCATTGTTTAATACCACATCCAAAACATATTTTAATAGATAGGGACGAAAACGGAAATATAACAACCAAATTATTTAGTGAACAACAAAAGGCAGAGGACCTGCTTAAAATTTTGGGATATGAAATGAAACCCAGTGCCAAAGCCAAAGTTGGCCAAAGCCCTGTGAAGCAAATTAAATCTGACCTTTAA
- the speB gene encoding agmatinase — protein sequence MNTTNNYAGIPDEFAQLEKAKVVLIPVPYDGTSTWGKGADKGPKAFLEASENMEWYDIETDTEVYQQGIYLANAIEEDSSPEAMVNAVHKVTKEYIKRNKFVTLFGGEHSISIGTIRAFNECFDNLTVLHIDAHADIRKSYNGSKFNHACAVHEASQTTNLIQVGIRSMDAIEKTFIDEEKTFFAHDMVNDEYWTDKVIDLMTDNVFITFDLDALDPSIMPSTGTPEPGGLFYYETLEFLKQVFEDKNVVGFDIVELCPNKADKTSDFLAAKLYYKMLSYKFMGEAVEDEYDNTYDVDSKVGGNNNSKFDDDED from the coding sequence ATGAATACAACTAACAATTACGCTGGCATACCAGACGAGTTTGCGCAATTGGAAAAGGCAAAGGTTGTTTTGATACCTGTGCCTTATGATGGAACCAGTACCTGGGGAAAAGGGGCGGACAAGGGGCCAAAGGCTTTTTTGGAAGCATCGGAAAATATGGAATGGTATGATATAGAAACCGATACGGAGGTCTATCAGCAAGGGATATATTTGGCAAATGCCATAGAGGAGGACAGTTCTCCAGAGGCTATGGTAAATGCGGTACACAAGGTTACCAAGGAGTATATTAAACGGAATAAGTTTGTTACTCTTTTCGGGGGCGAGCATTCAATTTCCATAGGCACCATTAGGGCCTTTAATGAGTGTTTTGATAACCTTACCGTGTTGCATATAGACGCCCATGCAGATATAAGGAAGTCGTACAATGGTAGTAAATTTAATCATGCCTGTGCGGTTCATGAGGCAAGTCAGACTACCAATCTTATCCAAGTTGGGATACGCAGTATGGATGCCATTGAAAAAACCTTTATAGACGAAGAGAAAACATTCTTCGCCCATGATATGGTGAACGACGAGTATTGGACGGATAAGGTAATAGACCTTATGACGGACAATGTTTTTATAACTTTTGACCTGGATGCATTGGATCCGTCCATTATGCCATCTACGGGAACCCCGGAACCGGGAGGCTTGTTCTATTATGAGACCTTGGAGTTTCTAAAGCAGGTTTTCGAGGATAAAAATGTTGTAGGATTTGATATTGTGGAACTTTGTCCCAATAAAGCGGATAAAACTTCCGATTTCCTGGCAGCCAAATTATATTACAAAATGCTTAGCTATAAATTTATGGGTGAGGCCGTAGAGGATGAATACGACAACACTTATGACGTTGATTCCAAAGTGGGAGGCAATAATAATTCAAAATTCGACGATGACGAAGACTAA
- a CDS encoding deoxyhypusine synthase family protein gives MTKTKGEISNFIEKYYLHFNAAALVDAAKGYEDQLKQGSKMLVSLAGAMSTAELGKIFAEIIRQDKVHIISCTGANLEEDIMNLVAHSHYKRVPNYRDLTPQDEWDLLEKGLNRVTDTCIPEHEAFRRLQKHIFEIWKKAEDAGERYLPHEFMYKLLLSGVLEEYYEIDLKDSWMYAAAEKNLPIVCPGWEDSTMGNIFASYVVKGELKASTMKSGIEYMTFLADWYTANSEKGIGFFQIGGGIAGDFPICVVPMLYQDLERTDTPFWSYFCQISDSTTSYGSYSGAVPNEKITWGKLDINTPKFIIESDATIVAPLIFAYLLDM, from the coding sequence ATGACGAAGACTAAAGGAGAGATCTCCAATTTTATTGAAAAGTATTATTTACATTTTAACGCGGCCGCTTTGGTGGATGCCGCCAAGGGATATGAAGATCAACTAAAACAGGGTTCCAAAATGCTGGTTTCTTTGGCAGGGGCCATGAGTACTGCAGAATTGGGGAAGATATTTGCCGAGATTATCCGTCAGGATAAGGTGCATATAATATCCTGTACAGGTGCCAATTTGGAAGAGGATATCATGAATCTGGTAGCCCACTCCCATTATAAGCGCGTGCCCAATTACCGTGATCTAACCCCTCAGGACGAGTGGGATCTGTTGGAGAAAGGCTTGAACAGGGTAACGGATACCTGTATTCCGGAGCACGAAGCCTTCCGAAGGCTGCAAAAGCATATTTTTGAAATTTGGAAAAAAGCTGAGGACGCAGGAGAAAGATATTTGCCACATGAGTTTATGTACAAATTGTTGCTTTCCGGGGTTTTGGAAGAGTATTATGAGATAGATCTTAAGGATTCGTGGATGTACGCCGCAGCCGAGAAGAATTTGCCCATAGTTTGCCCAGGTTGGGAAGACAGTACCATGGGGAATATCTTTGCGTCCTATGTGGTAAAGGGGGAGTTAAAGGCCAGCACCATGAAGTCCGGGATTGAATATATGACCTTTCTGGCAGATTGGTATACCGCCAATTCTGAAAAAGGGATCGGATTTTTTCAGATAGGTGGTGGAATTGCCGGAGATTTCCCAATTTGTGTGGTGCCTATGTTGTACCAAGATCTAGAAAGGACAGATACGCCGTTTTGGAGTTATTTTTGCCAAATCAGTGACTCTACCACAAGTTACGGTTCCTACTCCGGGGCAGTGCCGAATGAGAAAATTACCTGGGGAAAATTGGATATAAACACCCCTAAGTTTATAATTGAAAGTGATGCAACCATTGTTGCGCCCTTAATTTTTGCGTACCTATTAGACATGTAG